gacagagcgagactccatctcaaaaaattaaaaaattaaaaaaaaaaaaaggctgctatAAAAGATTCTAAATACTTCACCTTTTTttacttcacctttttttttttttttttcagtgccacatttatttttttctttgagacagtctcgttctgtcgcccaggctggagtgcaatggcgctgtcagctcactgcaacctccacctcctgggttcaagcaattctcatggttcagtctcccaaatagctgggattacaggcgcccgctaccatgcctggctaatttttgtatttttagtagagatgggttttaccatgttggtcatgctggtctcaaactcctgacctcaggtgattctcctgccttggcctcaaaaagtgttgggattacaggtgtgagccaccatgattggccagcacccggctaattttgtttgttattatttgtagaaacggggtcttgatatgttgcccaggctggtcttgaactcctggactcacgggatcctcccgcctcagcctcccaaagtgctgggattacaggtgggaaccaCCTCACCCTGCCTacttacttaaatttttttacttgCAGTAagatacacataacataaaagttGCTATTTTAACCATTCAAAgttacaattcagtggcatttagtgcatCACACTGTTGAGCGACCCTCACTACTATCCAATTccaggacattttcttttttttatttatttatttatttattttttttttttgagacggagtctcgctctgtcgcccaggctggagtgcagtggcgccatctcggctcactgcaagctccgcctcctgggttcacaccattctcctgcctcagcctcctgagtagctgggactacaggcgcccgccaccacgcccggctaattttttgtaattttaatagagatggggtttcactgtgttagccaggatggtctcgatctcctgacctcgtgatccgcccgcctcggctcccaaagtgctgggattacaggcatgagccaccacgcccggccccaggACATTGTCATCATCTCATAGGGGAACCCCAAGCTCATTCAGCACATTCGTGGGTCACCTTGACCTGTTTTTAACTCTCCCAGACAcccctttttctgctttattgtgATTTGAAACATGGTTACTGGGgggaaaaagaagtcaaaacaccagagccagagctgggaggtggtttgtttttaaattgtatctGCCTAAATAACAATAGCAACAGCTACAGCAATGGCAATCATAGTGACATTTCTTATGGGCTTTATTCCACGCCCTGAGATAACTTGCTTTTCAGAGGGAATTGCTTAATCCCCAAAGCTGCCATGTAAACTAACTGCTAGATTATGATCAAAAGGAAATCGAGGTGCCCCCGAGTGGACAGATGGGCCTGCTCCACGCCCACGCCCACTCGCCATGTGAGCTGGGACAGGTGGATTATCATCTCTGGACCTGGACTCCAACCTCCATAGAAAGGACTTATTGCCGGGCTGAgaggctcccgcctgtaatccaagcattttgggaggccaaggtaggaggatcacttgaggtcaggagttcaagcccagcctggccaacgtggcaaaatcccgtctctattaaaaatacaaaaaatggccgggcgcggtggctcaagcctgtaatcccagcactttgggaggccgagacgggcggatcacgaggtcaggagatcaagaccatcctggctaacaccgtgaaacccctctctactaaaaaatacaaaaaactagccgggcgaggtggcgggcgcctgtagtcccagctactccggaggctgaggcaggagaatggcgtaaacccgggaggcggagcttgcagtgagctgagatccggccactgcactccagcccgggctacagagcaagactccgtctcaaaaaaaaataaaataaaataaaataaaaattaaaataaaaatacaaaaaaaaaattagccaggggtggtggcgcacacctgtaatcccagctacttgggagcctgaggcaggggaatcacttgaactcaggaggcggagtttgcagtgggccaatatggtaccattgcactccagcctgggcaacagagtaagattccatctcaaaaaggaaaggagaggagaggagaggagagagaaagagagagagaaagaaagaaagaaagaaaggaaagaaaggaaagaaaggaaagaaaggaaggaaggaaggaaggaaggaaggaaggaaggaaggaaggaaggaaggaagaaaaggaaggaaggaagggcgcggtggctcaagcctgtaatcccagcactttgggaggccgagatgggtggatcacgaggtcaggagatcgagaccatcctggctaagacggtgaaaccccatccctactaaaaaatacaaaaaactagctgggcgaggtggcgggcacctgtagtcccacctacttgggaggctgaggcaggagaatggcgtaaacctgggaggcggagcttgcggtgagctgagatccggccactgcactccagcctgggcgacagagccagactcccatctcaaaaaaggagaggaggggagaggaggggagaggaggggaggggaggggaagaaagagaaagagagggaaggaaggaaagaaggaaggaaggaaggaaggaaggaaggaaggaaggaaggaaggaaggaaggaaggaaggaaggaaggaaggaaggaaaggatttATGATAGGTTGCCCTGTGGATGGAGTGAGAGGAAGCGCCGCTCACCCCTGGAGGAATTGGCTGCTGTTGTCCTCATGGGAGGCTCAGGCCTCACGTACCTTGCCCGTCTCCCAgtgtggattttttgttttaacacAGAGGGAGAGTGGGAAAGGGGAACTGGCACCGGCAGTgcagtggggctgggtggggagagTTCCCACTCACCCTCCCCCACCCGAAACGCCTACTCACTTCCTTCCATGCTAGTCAGCTCACCCCTGGGCACCCTCCATCCTGGGCCTCTCTGAGGGCAGGGAGTGGTTATGAGAAGCGAGTGGGATGGCAGGCTGGAAATCACCCCAGTGGGGCCCAGGGTGGAGCGGAGGCTTGTCTGTGTCCTTAACACCAGGCCATCAGCGCTGCTGAATTTCAGGGGGAGGTTGAGggtttttggtttctgtttttgagacagagtgtcactctgtcacccagtggcaggatctcagctcactgcagcctcaacctcccacgctcaagtgatcctcttgtctcaacctccctgggagctgggactacaggtgtgcaccaccacacccagctaatttttaaaatttttttgtaaagacaagttctcgatatattgcccaggctggtctcaaactcctgggctcaagtgatcctccacctgaacctcccaaaatgctgggattacaggcatgtgctatggTGCCCAGTcaagtatctgttgaatgaatgaatgaatgaatgaatgaatgaatgaaatcttTGCGAGGGCTCCAAGGACACATAACATGAGGTCAGGCTCTGTAAGgaggcatttatttattcaggaCCCTGGGGACAGGCACAGGACTTAGGTTTTTGTTCTGGGGCAGTCCCTGGGATCCCCAGCCATCTGTCAGCTTCTCCATCTGTCTCCCCGCCACCTGCACCCTCACAGTTCTCATCTCGCAGCCCATCAAGCTAGGTGGAAGGTCTCAGGCCCTTTTTGTACCAAGCACATGTCCTGCGTTGTCACCTACAATGCAGCAGCCTCCCCTTTCTCCCATTGCCCCTTTGGGATGCCAGCGCTCCCAAGCCTGATGGGGGACCAGCGGCAAGGGGAGGCAGGAAGCTTTTCCAAGAACCCTGGTTTTTGTGGAGCAGAGAGGGGCTGGCTCTTGGAGTGGCTTGGTAGAGGGGAGGGCCATCCCCTGGGGACTTGGGGTGGGCAGCTGGTCCCCCTAAGTGGACGTAGATTGGAGCCAGCACTCAGACCAGAGCAGACCTGAGTGTACAGAAGCCTCTGGGAACTTCTCCGCCTGCTAAATATTTAGACAGTGAGATGGATGGGGAATCCAGGGCCAGAGCAGGTCGGCCAGGCCACTGGCTATTTTGAGAGAACCATTCTTTCTGCGCTCCAGGATAAATGTTTCCTCTGTCCCGCACTCTCTTCCCAGAGCCAGCAGCGACTACCCTGCGCAGGAGAAACAGCAGCCAATCGGCCCCAGAGTTTGGGGGCCAAGGTTCCAGCATCCGCAGCCATCAGCCGTGTCCCTGATTTTCTGGTTCCTGTCCCTCGAAGACAGGGATCACAGGGTCAGCTCCAAACGTCAGCAGAGGGAGCAGGCGACATTGGCTTCTGCTTTGGACGACGCTCCCACGGTGCTGCCGCCGGACTGCTGTGTGAGAGGCAAGGGCGCCACCTGCCCCTCGCCCCAAGCCGACAAAGGCACCCAGCTCCCCTCCTTTCCCACAGGAGCAGAGGGGGCCCTTGGGTCCCTCCTCCCTGAGGTGAGCTGGGAAAGGGGTGTCTGCGAGTCGCCGTGGGCAGGCCCGAGGCACAGGCAGCAGACCCAGAGCTTGAGTCGCTTGAAGACAGCCTTTCGGAAAAGGATGAAGACCCAGGGGTCCAGGATGGGGTTGAAGGCGTAGAAGCGGAAGGCAAGGAGGTCCCCCATCTCACTGCTGCTGTCAGGGGCGACGGCCTGGGTGAAGCAGCGGATCTGAGGGCAGGGTGAGGGCGTCAAGAAGCACCCAGGagtcctcagcctccccaccctGGCTCCCCCCTCCCACTCGCTTACCAGGGATGAGGTAAGGGCGGCATGtcagaggggaaggagagaagataAAAACTAAGTAACAAATGCATCTGGGGAACACAGGGAGAGAAAGTCCCAGGAAATTGCCAGAGATGCCTAAGGGGAGAGGAATGGGGGCCAGGTATATGGGTCCCCCCAACCTTAGAAGCTGGGAGGACCCCCAGGCTCCACAGATTTTTTGAGTATAACGTCCCTACAAGAAGGCGGCGCCGCCCAGCTGGGCCCCCTGAATCTGCTGCAGAGCTGTTGTGGTGCCTGTGTGTATCTGTCCACAGCATCTGAGTCTCTGAGTCAGGGTAACCCCCAAAAAAGATTTAAGGACACCCCAATCCAGCCCAGCCTCTTGcattttacagaaacagaaactgaggctcagaagaaaGGTGGCACGACCAGGTGTCACAGACACTGAGTAGGTACTGGGGTCTGTGGCACTCCCATTGGGGAGGGGCAGGACGGGAGTCCCGGAAGAAAACCGAGGTGCGGAGGCAAGGGTGGGGCCTGCTCTGAGGCAGAGGGGAGCCAGGTGAGTGGGAGATCAGGCTCTACAATCGAAGGACCCAGGACCAAGACCAGGCTCTGTGTGACTGTGGGCGAGAGACACTgcccctcatctgtaaaaacgGGGATGAGAGAGAACGTTCTCTTGGTTTCCTGCCAAATGCTGTGGAATGGGTGGCTGTGATCATTTTGAAAATTGTCTTAGGAAGTATCTGTAAGCCACTAAGTATGAGGTAGGCATAGAGAAGCGCTCAATGAGTGGTGGTTTTTCATTACAGGGGTAGGGGAAGGAGGggggatgcattttttttttttttttttttttgagacggagtctcacgctgttgcccaggctggagtgcagtggcgcgatctcggctcactgcaagctccgcctcctgggttcacgccattctcctgcctcagcctcctgagtagctgggactacaggcgcccgccaccgcgcccggctaattttttgtatttttagtagagacggggtttcactgtggtctcgatctcctgaccttgtgatccgcccgcctcggcctcccaaagtgctgggattacaggcttgagccaccgcgcccggccgggggaTGCATTTTATTACGGGGGGCACAGGATGCCTGAGCTGGGAGACAAGGTACCAGAAGAAGTCAGATGCAGAAAGTCTTCTCCAGAAAGCCAGGATCTGTCTGACTGGGGACCAAGCCTCTgtctgatttgtttttgttttctttgttttcgttttgagacaaggtcttgctctgtcagctagGCTGGGATGtagtaatcacagctcactgcagccttgacctcccaggctgcagcaatccttccacttcagcctcccaagtagctgagaccacaggcacaggccatcatgccaggctaatttttaaatatttcatagagatggggtttcaccatgttgccagggctggtctcaaacctctgagctcaagtgatcctcctgcctcgcctttctttttctttttttttttttttcttatttatttatttatttttgagatggagtctcactctgtcacccaggctggagggcagtggcacgatctcagctcattgcaacctccgcctccccggttcaagtgattcgcctgcctcagcctcccaagtagctgggacttcaggcatgtgccactacacccggctacttttcatttatgtatttgttgtatttttagtagagacagggtttcatcattttggccagactggtctcgaactcctgacctcgtgatctgcccgcctcggcctcccaaagtgctgggattacaggcgtgagccaccgcatccagtcctgcctcggcctttctaaatgctgagattacaggcgtgagccaccatgcccacgaTGTCTGACCTCTtttgagcctcagtctccccatctgtgaCATGGGCACAACCCACAGAGctgccctcctcctctccccactccccccagcTCCGGGGGGACTTACCGTGAGAGGCAGGGAGCACACGGCCATGACCCCCGTCATGAGGGCCAGCAGGATCAGGTGGTCCACCTCGTCCTCTCCGGTGCGCGGGCGTGGACCCACCGAGCTCTGGTGGCGCTTCTGCTGGCGGTACATGCGGCAGAGGCTGAGGGTGACCGAGCCGTTGCACAGGAAGATGGCGGCCACCAGCAGGGCCACCAGGCCGGCGTAGGCCAGCGAGAAGGCAGCGCCGCCCGGCTGGGCCCAGCGCATGCGGAGGAAGCACCAGCTACCGGGGCAGTACTGCTGGTGTTGGCCCAGGCCCAGCAGGGGCAGCGCGCAGAAGAGGACGCAGAAGGCGTAGATGGCTGGCAGCGCCAGGCGGGCGCAGCGGGGCCCGTCCAGTTGCGCGTAGAGGTAGGGGTGGCTCAGCGCCAGGCAGCGCTCCACGGCCATGGCGAAGAGGATGAGCATGGACGCCAGGCCGAAGAAGGTCATGGCGAAGGCGAAGGCATCGCACAGCGCGGGGCCGCCCCGGGCCAGGCCCAGCAGGGAGCTGTTGCGCGCATAGGCCACGAACACGGCCGGGCTCAGGAAGCTGGTGCCCAGCAGGTCGGTGGCCGCCAGCCCGGTGACCAGCACCGCGAAGGCCGAGGGGCGCGCCGGTCGCCGCGCGTGCAGGATGCCCAGGGCCAGCCCGTTGCCCACCACGCCGGCCACGAACATCAAGGTGCTGGTGGCCGGCCCCACGGAGCCCCGCACGTAGGTGAGGTTCCTGCACGAATCTGCCATCCCAGGTCTGGGCTGGAGGGTTCCCAAGGTGGAAGGTGTGGGGTCAGAGGGAGCCAAGACTACCCCCACCACCCAGCCCACTCAGGTGTCCCTACTGGCCAGTCCTTGTGGCAGCTGGGGCCTCCCAGTCAACCCCCAGTTCtcctgtgtatgtgtatgtagtCCTCTCGCCTCTGGCTTCTcccatatctctctctctctctgtctctccccgccctcctatttctctttctttttctctttcttttctttctttttttttgagatggagtctcactctgttgtctaggatggagtgcaatggcatgatctcggctcactgcaaccttcacctcctgggttcaagcaattctcctgccccagcctctggagtagatagattacaggcgcccactaccacgcccagctaatttttgtatttttagtaaagatggggttccaccgtgttgatcaggctggtctcgaactcttaacctcaggtgatctatccacctcagcttcccaaagtgttgagattacaggcgtgagccaccatggctggcacCCCCCCACCtcctatttctttccttctctagctCTGTTTCTGCCATTAAAGAGACAGAGAACATCCGGGCATCGCcagttctttccttctctgtctctcggTCTCTTGCTGTTATCTCCCTGTCTCCGTCCCCTCCCTTGTCCTTGTCCTCCCCGTACCTTTCTCCCTCTAACCCCATACCCTCTACCTGCTCCTGCTCTGTGTTGCTGCTTCCCCAGCCCCTCACCGCACCTCTCCAGTCTTGCCCAGGCTCTCCTGTCCCGCGCGTCTGTCCCTTCACTTGCTCTGCTCCGTGTGTCTCTCGCTGCCTGTGTCGGTCTGTGTGTcagcttctccttccctcctccctccttccctccctccctcccaccctcctcagcTTGCCTGCTCACCCCAgctttttcatttcctctctctgCCCCGCCTTCCCTCACTGTTCTCCAGAGGCCCCCTGGCACACTCCCCATTCCCCATCCACCCGCCCAACCCAGGACATCCATCTCCCATTGCTGCCTGCACTGTCCTCCCCACATCCTCTCTTGGTTCCCATCACTGAGCCACCTGCCACCTCCCCACACACAGgactcctccctccc
The sequence above is drawn from the Macaca thibetana thibetana isolate TM-01 chromosome 19, ASM2454274v1, whole genome shotgun sequence genome and encodes:
- the PTGIR gene encoding prostacyclin receptor, with translation MADSCRNLTYVRGSVGPATSTLMFVAGVVGNGLALGILHARRPARPSAFAVLVTGLAATDLLGTSFLSPAVFVAYARNSSLLGLARGGPALCDAFAFAMTFFGLASMLILFAMAVERCLALSHPYLYAQLDGPRCARLALPAIYAFCVLFCALPLLGLGQHQQYCPGSWCFLRMRWAQPGGAAFSLAYAGLVALLVAAIFLCNGSVTLSLCRMYRQQKRHQSSVGPRPRTGEDEVDHLILLALMTGVMAVCSLPLTIRCFTQAVAPDSSSEMGDLLAFRFYAFNPILDPWVFILFRKAVFKRLKLWVCCLCLGPAHGDSQTPLSQLTSGRRDPRAPSAPVGKEGSWVPLSAWGEGQVAPLPLTQQSGGSTVGASSKAEANVACSLC